In Epinephelus lanceolatus isolate andai-2023 chromosome 16, ASM4190304v1, whole genome shotgun sequence, one DNA window encodes the following:
- the gdf6b gene encoding growth/differentiation factor 6-B gives MDLYHFAFLCGALVFVREIPGFHTLAIFPPAAPKSSKVTRIFDGQHASKYFKEFYAPPSIDRNSKTTSKDSVEPHDYMLSIYKTFSTAERLGLNASFFRSSKAANTIASFVDNGEDDLPLSPLRRQQYLFDVSTLSKKAEVLGAELRIYTKVSGNFRISETEPVDIQLLSCHDQQLLDSKTLDLQDSQGPKWEVLDVWEIFKEQHHLSEGKHFCLELRGMLDNPERELDLHLLGLHRHGRPQQKKAILVVFTRSKKRQTLFSERREGRELLGLQRKTKDRGPVTTASRRRRTAAFKTRHGKRHGKKSKSRCSKKPLHVNFRDLGWDDWIIAPLDYEAYHCEGVCDFPLRSHLEPTNHAIIQTLMNSMNPSNMPPSCCAPSKLSPISILYIDSGNNVVYKQYEDMVVESCGCR, from the exons ATGGATCTCTATCACTTCGCTTTTCTTTGCGGCGCTCTGGTGTTTGTTAGGGAAATCCCTGGTTTTCATACTCTTGCTATTTTTCCTCCAGCTGCGCCAAAGAGCAGCAAGGTGACGAGGATTTTTGATGGACAACACGCTTCTAAGTACTTCAAGGAGTTTTACGCGCCGCCATCCATCGATAgaaacagtaaaacaacatcTAAAGACTCAGTTGAGCCTCATGACTACATGCTGTCTATTTACAAGACCTTCTCCACGGCGGAGAGACTGGGACTCAACGCCAGTTTCTTTCGCTCTTCAAAAGCTGCAAACACTATTGCAAGTTTTGTGGACAATGGGGAAG ATGACCTCCCACTCTCCCCTCTGAGGAGACAGCAGTATCTGTTCGACGTCTCAACGCTCTCCAAAAAGGCGGAGGTGCTGGGAGCTGAGCTCAGAATATACACCAAAGTGTCTGGGAATTTCAGGATATCGGAAACAGAGCCTGTGGACATCCAGCTCCTCTCCTGCCACGACCAGCAGCTGCTCGACTCCAAAACACTGGACTTGCAGGATTCCCAGGGGCCGAAGTGGGAGGTGTTGGATGTGTGGGAAATATTCAAAGAGCAGCATCACCTGAGCGAGGGGAAGcacttctgcctggagctcagGGGCATGCTGGACAACCCAGAGAGGGAGCTGGACCTGCACCTTCTGGGCTTGCACAGGCATGGCAGGCCTCAGCAGAAGAAAGCCATCTTAGTGGTGTTCACTAGGTCGAAGAAGAGGCAGACTCTCTTcagtgagaggagagaggggagagaattGCTGGGTCTACAGAGGAAGACCAAAGACAGGGGCCCTGTCACCACAGCCAGCAGGAGAAGAAGGACGGCTGCATTCAAAACACGCCATGGGAAGAGACACGGCAAGAAGTCCAAATCCAGGTGCAGCAAGAAGCCGCTGCACGTTAACTTCAGAGATCTTGGCTGGGACGACTGGATAATCGCCCCGCTGGATTATGAGGCGTACCACTGCGAGGGAGTGTGTGACTTCCCCCTGCGCTCCCACCTGGAGCCCACCAACCATGCCATCATCCAGACTCTGATGAATTCAATGAACCCCAGCAACATGCCGCCTAGCTGCTGCGCCCCATCCAAACTCAGCCCCATCAGCATCCTCTACATCGACTCAGGAAACAATGTGGTCTACAAACAGTACGAGGACATGGTGGTTGAGTCTTGTGGCTGTAGGTAG